From Psychrobacillus sp. FSL K6-2836, a single genomic window includes:
- a CDS encoding metallophosphoesterase, with the protein MLMNFMKKTLTIYLTFLLLFSLVTPINTQSAIAAELEPETPSETPNETPSETPSETPNETPSETPNETPNETPNETPNETPNETPSEIPNETPSEIPSEIPSEIPSELEQPYIVLEDFETSNNWKATGSKYNSIAAEISNEKVRFGGHALQLDYDFLKQQGTSGVYASQDTRIDVPGHPEKIGMWVYGDGNKQWLRQLMYDANGQSFNIDFTGDYPNGVTWKGWKYVEATIPNNWVAPFQIDQAVRYMATKDEAKTAGTIYVDNIQAVYGEFDDDVTNPEITNFYPSDISSTNRPEISIIAADNEGGSGIDSNKIYMKIDGKDVEPAFNAETGIVSYTPATPLVDGLHQVYVEVFDIAGNHKFDTYNLSISSGGPEFKWAGPDVALAGATFEVQLTMDNINSLSGTELKFAYEPSLMTLQDGDHTIDGLQVKIQDKFKSTATINHANESTGEISLKFEGLNNIETNENEVLGTVSFSLGNNATGIANLALTEGSLTFTDSLIGTLPFSTVPFEAVISQPYLLTVEGKSVGTTTKITVTDLDGNPVEGAKIAITNGTKLLKIKNDTTIYKGGSGIQGDPYETVNAGTYMPFTNPPTSSFDFYRVYIPNGQVRYYHVPGADAEIVDWNSLFDLTDENGEITTDNVTLSQIPISMQADKNGQVSQVETFTVVPQLGTHTPENITLTWTQDPKTSQHFTWRTGTAFTNSIVEVVAQSDEKGFESTAVIRAEGNHEFYADNKGEMTIHKTNASGLTPGTDYKYRVGDGTEQGWSEIGSFITESNEVEPFNFLFFTDTQSQDAAGFSIWTKLYELGLEKYPNTKFALHSGDIVEDGSVMSQWELFLQASKGLSSTIPVMTVLGNHDVYGNGESVYKSLFSYPQNGPKGKEGFVYSFEYSNAKFIMLNSEFGIKDMEEQQEWIRQEVETSDKEWTIAVFHRPAYKSNPLTGVNATATTFAPLLEELGVDVVLNGHDHSYMRTHAMKHGQVQANGDGTVYVIGGSAGPKFYPVEHNDYVDVQFDTDTQVFTSISIEGNILKGEVYSMENELVDSFEIEKTAEEVPEGITAEKTYNINDLKTNKLTLSKPSVSVTLDVESIISDGIVFTGAKYAEFLGTGFANTTVTLKPSEANAIIDFRGTKVQKVIIDGTNVKEIRGAENIQAIEYINGATIDSLTLTNTKGEPIVVPSF; encoded by the coding sequence ATGTTGATGAATTTTATGAAGAAAACCCTTACGATTTATTTAACTTTTCTTTTGCTATTTAGTTTAGTAACACCGATTAATACTCAATCTGCTATAGCTGCCGAATTGGAACCTGAAACACCAAGTGAAACACCAAATGAAACACCAAGTGAAACACCAAGTGAAACACCAAATGAAACACCAAGTGAAACACCAAATGAAACACCAAATGAAACACCAAATGAAACACCAAATGAAACACCAAATGAAACACCAAGTGAAATACCAAATGAAACACCAAGTGAAATACCAAGTGAAATACCAAGTGAAATACCAAGTGAATTAGAGCAACCGTATATTGTTTTAGAGGATTTTGAGACAAGTAATAATTGGAAAGCAACGGGATCTAAATATAATTCTATTGCAGCTGAAATTTCAAATGAGAAAGTACGATTTGGTGGACATGCACTGCAATTAGATTATGATTTCCTTAAACAACAAGGGACTTCAGGAGTATATGCAAGTCAAGATACAAGAATTGATGTCCCTGGACATCCAGAGAAAATTGGTATGTGGGTTTATGGTGATGGAAATAAGCAATGGTTAAGACAGCTAATGTATGATGCGAATGGACAGAGCTTCAATATCGATTTCACTGGTGACTATCCAAACGGCGTAACTTGGAAGGGGTGGAAGTACGTAGAGGCTACTATTCCTAACAACTGGGTAGCACCATTTCAAATAGACCAGGCTGTTCGATATATGGCTACAAAAGATGAGGCAAAAACAGCAGGAACCATTTATGTGGATAATATACAAGCTGTTTACGGTGAATTTGATGATGATGTAACGAATCCAGAGATAACTAATTTTTACCCTTCGGATATCTCTTCAACAAATAGACCCGAAATTAGTATTATAGCAGCAGATAACGAAGGTGGGTCAGGAATCGATTCCAATAAAATCTATATGAAGATTGATGGAAAAGATGTTGAACCAGCATTCAATGCAGAAACAGGCATTGTCTCTTATACACCTGCAACTCCATTAGTGGATGGATTACACCAAGTCTATGTAGAAGTTTTCGATATAGCAGGAAACCACAAATTTGATACATATAATCTCTCCATTTCTTCTGGTGGACCAGAATTTAAATGGGCAGGACCAGACGTTGCATTAGCCGGAGCAACTTTTGAAGTTCAACTAACTATGGATAATATTAATAGTTTAAGTGGTACAGAACTAAAATTCGCTTATGAACCATCTTTAATGACACTTCAAGATGGTGACCATACGATAGATGGACTTCAAGTAAAAATTCAAGACAAATTCAAAAGCACAGCAACCATTAATCATGCAAATGAATCAACAGGCGAAATTTCATTAAAATTTGAAGGATTAAATAATATCGAAACAAATGAAAATGAAGTTTTAGGGACAGTATCTTTCTCTTTAGGAAATAATGCAACTGGTATTGCAAACCTTGCCCTTACAGAAGGTAGCTTAACATTCACAGACTCATTAATTGGAACCTTACCTTTTTCTACAGTTCCATTTGAAGCAGTAATTTCTCAGCCATATTTACTAACGGTTGAAGGAAAATCAGTAGGAACAACAACTAAAATTACAGTAACAGATCTTGATGGAAATCCAGTTGAAGGTGCTAAAATAGCGATTACGAACGGAACAAAACTATTGAAAATAAAGAACGACACGACTATTTATAAAGGAGGAAGTGGAATACAGGGTGATCCATACGAAACTGTGAACGCAGGAACTTATATGCCCTTCACAAATCCACCTACTTCTAGTTTCGACTTTTATCGAGTTTATATTCCAAATGGACAAGTTCGTTATTACCATGTTCCTGGAGCGGATGCAGAAATAGTTGATTGGAACAGTTTATTTGATCTTACCGATGAAAATGGAGAAATTACTACCGATAACGTAACGCTTTCTCAAATACCTATAAGTATGCAAGCGGATAAAAATGGACAAGTGAGTCAAGTAGAAACATTTACGGTAGTACCTCAACTAGGAACACATACACCAGAAAATATTACATTAACATGGACACAAGATCCTAAAACGTCCCAGCATTTCACCTGGCGCACAGGAACAGCTTTTACTAACTCTATTGTAGAAGTAGTCGCTCAATCGGATGAAAAAGGCTTTGAGTCTACTGCAGTAATTCGTGCTGAAGGAAACCATGAATTTTATGCGGACAATAAAGGGGAAATGACAATTCATAAAACAAATGCAAGCGGATTAACTCCTGGAACTGATTATAAGTACCGTGTAGGGGATGGTACTGAGCAGGGGTGGAGTGAAATAGGTTCATTTATAACTGAATCGAATGAAGTAGAACCCTTTAACTTTTTATTTTTCACTGATACTCAATCACAAGATGCAGCAGGTTTTTCCATTTGGACAAAACTATACGAATTAGGTTTAGAAAAGTATCCAAATACAAAATTTGCGCTTCATAGTGGAGATATTGTGGAGGATGGAAGTGTTATGAGCCAGTGGGAGTTGTTTCTACAAGCTTCAAAAGGATTGTCATCAACAATTCCTGTCATGACAGTTTTAGGTAATCATGATGTATATGGAAATGGTGAATCAGTATACAAATCTTTATTCTCCTATCCACAAAATGGACCTAAAGGAAAGGAAGGATTTGTTTATTCCTTTGAATATAGTAACGCTAAATTTATCATGCTGAATTCCGAATTTGGCATTAAAGATATGGAAGAACAACAAGAATGGATTCGCCAAGAAGTAGAAACTTCAGATAAAGAATGGACTATCGCGGTGTTCCACCGACCAGCTTACAAAAGCAATCCACTAACAGGAGTTAACGCAACAGCAACAACATTTGCTCCATTGTTAGAGGAACTAGGTGTGGATGTCGTTTTAAACGGGCACGATCATTCTTATATGAGAACACACGCTATGAAACATGGACAAGTACAAGCAAATGGCGATGGAACTGTTTACGTAATTGGTGGTTCTGCTGGACCAAAATTCTATCCAGTAGAACATAATGATTATGTGGATGTTCAATTTGATACAGACACACAAGTCTTTACCTCAATTTCAATAGAAGGAAATATATTAAAAGGTGAAGTATATTCTATGGAGAATGAACTTGTGGACTCTTTTGAAATTGAAAAAACTGCAGAAGAAGTACCAGAAGGAATAACAGCAGAAAAAACATATAACATCAATGATCTTAAAACAAACAAATTAACACTAAGCAAGCCAAGTGTTTCTGTCACACTAGATGTGGAATCCATAATTTCAGACGGAATTGTATTTACTGGAGCGAAATATGCTGAATTCCTTGGAACAGGCTTTGCGAACACAACTGTGACATTAAAACCATCTGAAGCAAATGCAATCATCGACTTCAGAGGTACAAAAGTCCAAAAAGTAATCATAGATGGCACAAACGTAAAAGAAATTCGTGGTGCTGAAAATATTCAAGCAATTGAATACATCAACGGGGCAACAATAGATTCATTAACACTTACAAATACAAAAGGGGAACCCATTGTGGTTCCTTCTTTCTAG
- a CDS encoding SipW-dependent-type signal peptide-containing protein → MRSKRRRRYKKRKYDLFLISKIALICYLAIFGVGYMSSDTSAYFSSQSEISQTITAGIWEVPKEIVNGCGEEDTIDDVSNEETEVNLEDKGETSEETGIDPLPGEDINGEHEGKDGNPIEETEKDELSNSENEIDCEDIEDASNETDETDATEELECEGKDENLVEENEEDATTSEEVKTECPSKDEEPNKENEKEKAPTDVETTEPIMEKQVELKDGDIETEKENADKTDVVDSKEEEPQKTNDESAKQPDDKDASVIESKEENPIEKDSAKDETSESSIDTKKDDEITDAVK, encoded by the coding sequence TTGAGAAGCAAGCGTAGACGCAGATATAAGAAAAGGAAATACGATCTTTTCCTGATTTCAAAAATTGCACTCATTTGTTACTTAGCCATCTTTGGCGTCGGTTATATGTCATCCGACACATCCGCATATTTCAGTAGCCAATCGGAGATCTCACAGACGATCACTGCCGGTATATGGGAGGTTCCGAAAGAGATTGTTAATGGATGTGGCGAGGAAGATACAATTGATGATGTATCGAACGAGGAAACTGAAGTTAACTTGGAAGATAAAGGTGAAACTTCTGAAGAAACCGGGATAGATCCATTACCCGGCGAGGATATCAATGGCGAACACGAAGGCAAAGATGGTAATCCTATAGAAGAAACAGAAAAAGATGAACTGTCAAACAGCGAAAATGAGATTGACTGTGAGGATATAGAAGACGCATCTAACGAAACAGATGAAACAGATGCTACAGAAGAGCTAGAATGCGAGGGCAAAGATGAAAACCTTGTAGAAGAAAATGAAGAAGATGCCACTACAAGTGAGGAAGTCAAGACCGAGTGTCCGAGTAAAGATGAAGAACCTAATAAAGAAAACGAAAAAGAAAAAGCACCAACGGACGTAGAAACTACTGAACCGATTATGGAGAAACAAGTTGAATTAAAAGATGGAGATATTGAAACCGAGAAAGAAAATGCGGATAAAACAGATGTGGTTGATAGCAAAGAGGAAGAACCTCAGAAAACTAACGATGAAAGTGCAAAACAACCGGACGACAAGGATGCATCTGTAATCGAATCGAAAGAAGAGAACCCAATAGAAAAAGATTCCGCAAAAGATGAAACTTCAGAAAGTAGTATCGACACTAAGAAAGACGATGAAATAACCGACGCCGTAAAATAA
- a CDS encoding S-layer homology domain-containing protein — protein sequence MKKAMKKLSLLFVFALVLQLVAIPGLSFAAETDTEAPTWVTPVNYLALGDSLATGVTPDSKLGSGYTDFIAEALQSQNVLNSFNKGFSLPGYTTTDILKDLQANATKPVFGTGNQGDTAELHKSIAAADIITISAGANDVLPYFKVDAATGVPTVDLAKIMASIQQVGVNYSQILKTIYMINPDVQVYVMGYYNPFPQMDATYQTQIAQLMDGLNGAIKTGLTGTTAAFIPTAEKIAENYAANLPNPKNIHLSEAGYKVVSDLFNQKLVENYPWVSKDTLTAVVSNKTTATLTWKPATDNTGVAGYAIYNGKEVVGQVTGNILKYEIGNLEENKAYTFTVVAVDASGNASVVNPTAAITTGVTPVIFPDIQQHWAKDYITQAVAAGVVKGYPDGTFKPEHKITRAQAASIIVNALKLKTDKTAPFEDIEIYAAETQAEIAAAYQYGIIKGSDGKFRPTEYITRAQLALMLKRTVESVTGNPYTAATPAPFSDIAHYDDETKAAISMLATFKIVSGSGGKFMPEDTAKRGQAAKILINSLTYLK from the coding sequence TTGAAAAAAGCAATGAAGAAACTCAGCTTATTGTTTGTATTTGCACTTGTACTACAGCTAGTAGCCATTCCAGGACTTTCATTTGCAGCTGAAACGGATACAGAGGCGCCGACTTGGGTTACTCCGGTAAATTATTTAGCGCTTGGAGATTCGTTAGCTACTGGTGTTACTCCAGATAGTAAGCTGGGAAGCGGATATACAGATTTCATCGCAGAAGCTTTGCAATCTCAAAATGTTTTAAACTCATTCAACAAAGGTTTTAGTTTACCAGGTTATACGACCACGGATATTTTAAAGGATCTTCAAGCAAATGCAACCAAACCTGTTTTTGGAACTGGCAATCAAGGCGATACAGCTGAGCTGCATAAGTCTATCGCAGCTGCAGATATTATCACTATTAGTGCCGGAGCAAATGATGTACTACCATACTTTAAAGTAGATGCTGCTACTGGTGTTCCAACTGTGGATTTAGCAAAAATCATGGCTTCTATCCAACAAGTTGGCGTTAATTATAGCCAAATATTAAAAACTATCTATATGATTAATCCAGATGTTCAAGTATATGTAATGGGCTATTATAATCCATTCCCACAAATGGATGCGACGTACCAAACTCAGATTGCTCAGTTGATGGATGGGCTAAATGGAGCAATTAAAACTGGATTGACTGGAACAACTGCAGCCTTCATCCCAACTGCTGAAAAAATAGCAGAAAATTATGCAGCTAACCTACCAAATCCAAAGAATATCCATTTAAGTGAAGCAGGCTATAAGGTAGTTTCGGACTTATTTAATCAAAAACTAGTAGAGAACTATCCATGGGTTTCAAAGGATACGCTAACTGCAGTAGTCTCCAACAAAACAACTGCAACATTGACATGGAAGCCTGCTACCGATAATACAGGAGTAGCTGGTTACGCAATCTATAATGGGAAAGAAGTAGTAGGGCAAGTAACAGGGAATATACTCAAATATGAAATAGGAAATCTAGAAGAAAATAAAGCATATACGTTTACAGTTGTAGCTGTAGATGCTTCGGGCAATGCGAGTGTAGTTAACCCGACTGCTGCAATTACTACTGGAGTAACACCTGTAATTTTCCCAGATATCCAACAACACTGGGCAAAGGATTATATTACACAAGCCGTTGCTGCTGGAGTAGTAAAGGGTTATCCAGATGGTACATTTAAACCAGAACATAAAATTACACGTGCACAAGCAGCTTCAATTATCGTAAATGCATTAAAACTAAAAACAGATAAGACTGCACCATTCGAAGATATTGAAATTTACGCTGCAGAAACACAAGCAGAAATTGCAGCTGCTTATCAATATGGCATTATTAAAGGAAGCGACGGGAAGTTTCGTCCAACCGAATATATCACACGTGCGCAGCTGGCACTTATGCTGAAACGAACAGTGGAATCCGTTACAGGAAATCCATATACTGCAGCAACTCCAGCACCATTTTCGGATATTGCCCACTACGACGATGAAACAAAAGCTGCTATATCCATGCTAGCTACATTCAAAATTGTAAGTGGTTCGGGCGGCAAATTCATGCCAGAAGACACAGCAAAGCGCGGCCAAGCAGCTAAAATCCTAATCAATTCACTAACATATTTAAAATAA
- a CDS encoding CalY family protein produces the protein MSIKQKLAMGILTGGLAISMIGGGTYAYFNDVEVNNSSFAAGTLDINVAGNDAANAIINVSNLKPGDVMLRNFKLNNTGTLDVSKVLLTSKYTVSDANGNNASADFGDHIKVKFLTNNDKESPVIWETTLSELSKTDVVDRNLLGAIFGGERDGLKAGTSDDLTVLFEFVDNKKDQNTFQGDSLSLEWTFDAKQTNGTAK, from the coding sequence ATGAGTATTAAACAAAAGCTAGCAATGGGTATCTTAACTGGTGGATTGGCTATTAGCATGATCGGTGGAGGAACTTATGCTTATTTCAATGATGTAGAAGTAAATAACAGCAGTTTTGCAGCAGGTACGTTGGATATTAATGTTGCAGGTAATGACGCAGCAAATGCCATTATTAATGTAAGCAATCTTAAACCAGGTGATGTAATGCTACGTAACTTTAAGCTAAATAACACTGGTACCCTAGATGTATCCAAAGTATTATTAACTTCAAAATACACTGTTTCCGATGCAAATGGCAACAATGCAAGCGCAGACTTTGGTGACCATATTAAGGTTAAATTCCTTACCAATAACGATAAAGAGTCACCGGTTATTTGGGAAACTACCTTAAGTGAATTGTCTAAAACAGACGTTGTAGATAGAAATCTATTAGGAGCTATATTTGGTGGGGAAAGGGACGGACTAAAAGCAGGTACATCTGATGATCTTACTGTATTGTTTGAATTTGTTGACAATAAAAAGGATCAAAATACCTTCCAAGGGGATTCTTTAAGTCTTGAATGGACATTTGATGCAAAACAGACTAATGGAACAGCAAAATAA
- the sipW gene encoding signal peptidase I SipW, which produces MRTKPKTNTKKTMIMKWINNIVTGILMILLICVATVVVISKASGGEPEFFGYQLKTVLSGSMEPGIQTGSIIAVKSAVVKTGFEKDDVITFQAEEDILITHRITEVVRTGDSVLYRTKGDNNNAEDMNPVLAENVVAKYTGFTVPYVGYFINFAESKNGALLLLIPGFMLLIYSAFTIWKVLSIIELRPKKQVDVVGEDSGKSTS; this is translated from the coding sequence ATGAGAACTAAACCGAAAACGAATACAAAAAAGACAATGATAATGAAGTGGATAAATAACATTGTCACCGGCATATTAATGATCTTACTAATCTGTGTAGCTACCGTAGTTGTTATATCTAAAGCCTCCGGCGGAGAACCAGAATTTTTTGGATACCAATTAAAAACCGTTCTGTCGGGATCCATGGAGCCGGGGATTCAAACAGGCTCCATCATCGCTGTCAAGTCTGCTGTAGTTAAAACTGGTTTCGAAAAAGACGATGTCATTACATTTCAAGCAGAAGAAGATATTTTAATTACACATAGAATAACAGAGGTAGTTAGAACTGGAGACTCCGTACTTTATCGGACAAAAGGCGATAACAACAATGCAGAGGATATGAATCCGGTTCTTGCCGAAAATGTGGTAGCGAAATACACCGGTTTCACAGTACCTTACGTCGGATACTTCATTAATTTTGCTGAGTCTAAAAATGGCGCATTGCTATTGTTGATACCTGGATTCATGTTGCTGATTTACTCCGCATTTACGATTTGGAAAGTGCTATCTATCATCGAATTGCGCCCGAAAAAGCAAGTGGATGTAGTAGGGGAAGATAGCGGGAAAAGTACTTCCTGA
- a CDS encoding S-layer homology domain-containing protein, whose protein sequence is MKKQNKFLTSSVAISLVATAIAPTAFAASFSDTTGNTHEQAILALVEAGVITGYPDGSFKPNKTLIRSDVVKLIGKYLVAEGFVVPDNYKTKSRFSDIALNKDNDELLKYAALIKDNGVFWGTEDKLLAQQKMTREDMAIALVRLMNIGEDTNLEDYVAKETFKADVKDLANAKETARPYIAVLDYFDITNPALDKFNPKSTTTRGQFATFLQRVIESKPVEITKFEATGAFALTVNFNKVVDSSAKIAVKKGTTDVAITSMEFSKDKKSAKILLSDRLTAGTYDISVTAAQETNLSKSTTVTDEIVTAIKFPTTAAIPNVSGNKVRIPYKVENQYGEDMTSQSHNLVGNTDVTGAGSDITVKPTEGVIEITKAAASSNFKLGDKISVTLLDTKTSISESKTVRVSELSKVAEVSIKNVYNDLDPSATLDPDATYEDFHLVLKAIDQYGLEVPFQDIAKDVTVSISDSSIVDVNKSVTLPTFSQLIIDGQKQTVLELKQPKTKKTGKATISITSKSTGKTAKFEVVVAEGVKADTISLNTPNLVVADEKTEVPFQIRGIDGNEITSAVTLNKPNGVTVTTNDANVKATIESDPLTGKAKLVLTDSSKSTKDRQVLISATTATKRSETLLVTVKAKAEAKQIVATKDLETNLLVGGAFTLNKESIIVLDQYDREFKLTDSNLATAETTANAGKYLVKVDAMDDKVKISTNKVISTKNEVTVTGNKKGADAIKLTLQKVDAKGIAQVIESSAFDMNLRVIDKASIVSYEMKPIAQIYDNPSNLSVENYATELIVYGITSDGNRLVVPKAEYTVITGHNDLIYNVLNGKLSVRGTKDIVDKEDKTVPVKVIVNADRQPVTLDQEIIVTKSEPLASSIELQPTNGLKIVDQGLQVPATTATVNIASADLRAVLKITDQYGEDISKTAASRIKLTATNLVNADADNTAPTVTGNGTNTLTFKDVEKGDTFYLTYIVDGNILTTQVIVGQ, encoded by the coding sequence ATGAAAAAACAAAATAAGTTTCTAACGAGTTCTGTAGCTATATCTTTAGTAGCAACAGCTATTGCACCAACGGCTTTTGCAGCAAGTTTCTCAGATACAACCGGCAACACACATGAACAAGCGATTTTAGCATTGGTGGAAGCTGGTGTTATCACGGGCTATCCTGATGGTTCGTTCAAGCCAAATAAAACATTGATACGCTCCGACGTAGTGAAACTAATCGGCAAATACTTAGTGGCAGAAGGCTTTGTAGTACCGGACAACTATAAGACAAAATCACGTTTTTCAGATATAGCTTTAAATAAAGATAATGATGAACTTTTAAAATATGCAGCCTTGATCAAGGATAACGGAGTATTTTGGGGAACTGAAGATAAACTTTTAGCTCAACAAAAAATGACACGAGAAGATATGGCTATTGCTTTGGTTCGTCTGATGAATATCGGAGAAGATACTAACTTAGAAGATTATGTAGCAAAAGAAACATTTAAAGCTGATGTGAAAGATTTGGCGAACGCCAAAGAGACTGCACGTCCATATATCGCTGTACTTGATTATTTTGATATTACAAATCCTGCTTTAGATAAATTTAACCCTAAAAGCACAACTACTCGCGGTCAGTTTGCGACATTTCTTCAAAGAGTCATTGAATCAAAGCCTGTAGAAATAACAAAATTTGAGGCTACTGGCGCCTTTGCATTAACGGTAAATTTCAATAAAGTAGTAGATTCTTCTGCTAAAATTGCAGTTAAAAAAGGTACTACAGATGTAGCGATTACTAGTATGGAATTTTCAAAAGATAAAAAATCAGCGAAGATTTTATTATCTGATAGATTAACAGCAGGAACGTATGATATTTCTGTAACTGCAGCCCAAGAGACAAACCTATCGAAATCGACAACTGTAACGGATGAAATAGTGACTGCTATTAAGTTTCCAACGACTGCTGCAATCCCAAATGTTTCGGGAAATAAAGTACGTATTCCATATAAAGTAGAAAACCAATACGGAGAAGATATGACATCTCAAAGTCATAATTTAGTAGGAAACACAGATGTAACAGGAGCAGGTAGTGACATTACTGTAAAGCCAACTGAAGGTGTTATAGAAATCACGAAAGCTGCAGCATCCTCTAATTTTAAGCTAGGGGATAAAATTTCGGTTACTTTATTGGATACAAAGACTTCCATCTCAGAATCCAAAACCGTTCGCGTTTCTGAACTATCAAAAGTAGCTGAAGTGAGCATTAAAAATGTGTATAACGATTTGGATCCTAGTGCGACTCTAGATCCTGATGCAACATACGAAGACTTTCATTTAGTCTTAAAGGCAATCGATCAATATGGCCTTGAAGTGCCATTCCAGGATATCGCAAAAGACGTTACCGTTTCGATTTCAGATTCATCGATCGTTGATGTGAACAAAAGCGTAACCTTACCTACTTTTTCACAATTGATAATAGATGGCCAAAAACAGACTGTTCTTGAGCTAAAACAGCCGAAAACGAAGAAAACTGGTAAAGCAACTATTTCAATTACTTCAAAATCTACCGGGAAAACGGCTAAATTTGAAGTGGTAGTTGCAGAGGGTGTGAAAGCTGATACGATTTCACTCAATACTCCAAATCTAGTCGTTGCAGATGAGAAGACAGAAGTTCCTTTCCAAATACGAGGAATTGATGGCAATGAAATTACAAGCGCAGTAACTTTAAATAAGCCAAATGGCGTGACTGTAACAACAAATGATGCGAATGTTAAGGCAACGATTGAAAGCGATCCATTGACGGGCAAAGCAAAATTAGTATTAACCGATTCCTCAAAATCAACAAAAGATCGTCAAGTACTAATATCCGCTACAACAGCAACGAAAAGGTCAGAAACACTTCTCGTTACAGTTAAAGCGAAAGCAGAAGCAAAACAGATTGTAGCAACAAAAGACTTAGAAACAAATCTACTAGTTGGCGGGGCATTTACATTAAACAAAGAGTCAATTATTGTGCTAGATCAGTATGATAGAGAATTCAAATTGACTGATTCAAACCTAGCAACAGCTGAAACAACAGCAAACGCAGGTAAATACTTAGTTAAAGTAGATGCAATGGATGACAAAGTGAAAATTTCAACAAACAAAGTAATTTCAACTAAAAACGAAGTAACAGTAACGGGCAATAAAAAAGGTGCAGATGCGATCAAGCTGACTTTACAAAAAGTAGATGCAAAAGGTATCGCTCAGGTCATAGAATCTAGTGCATTTGACATGAATCTACGAGTAATCGATAAAGCAAGTATCGTTTCCTATGAAATGAAACCTATTGCACAAATTTACGATAACCCATCGAATCTATCAGTAGAAAACTATGCTACAGAATTGATTGTTTACGGAATCACATCAGATGGCAATAGACTAGTTGTACCAAAAGCAGAATATACCGTAATCACTGGGCATAATGATCTCATTTATAATGTATTAAACGGAAAACTATCCGTTCGAGGAACAAAAGATATTGTAGATAAAGAAGATAAAACTGTTCCAGTAAAAGTAATTGTAAATGCTGATCGTCAGCCAGTAACGCTCGACCAAGAGATTATCGTGACCAAGTCAGAGCCACTTGCAAGCAGCATTGAGCTCCAGCCAACCAATGGCCTGAAAATTGTTGACCAAGGCTTACAAGTACCAGCAACAACAGCAACCGTAAATATCGCTTCAGCCGATTTAAGAGCAGTATTGAAAATCACCGATCAATACGGAGAAGATATTTCCAAAACAGCAGCAAGCCGTATCAAACTAACAGCAACCAACCTAGTTAACGCAGACGCGGACAATACAGCACCAACAGTAACAGGCAATGGAACCAATACACTAACATTCAAAGATGTAGAAAAAGGCGACACATTCTACCTAACCTACATCGTAGACGGCAACATCTTAACAACACAAGTAATCGTAGGCCAATAA